In one window of Brassica rapa cultivar Chiifu-401-42 chromosome A07, CAAS_Brap_v3.01, whole genome shotgun sequence DNA:
- the LOC103830920 gene encoding uncharacterized protein LOC103830920 isoform X1 has translation MGSSSTEVSTIVKNWREHPPASYSLKIHSFSQFENSSSSSDDKYQSRLFSSGNEKDNGSGFISMYVEIDSKSLMVFTPPTEVFAEIRFFIYNKKENKYFTIQDVEVKRFNALKTVWGLQQILPCDTFSNPENGYIFEGGQCEFGVDVIVSLPLTNWEVLSYTEKFSNSKFSWAIKNFSELKENVLTSKSFSMAGKKWFLKLYPKGDSRADGKFLSIFLCLDDCDKPKDDEKISVQANFRVLDKRGSNHFQCQFNFWYNEQQLGGGWFEFLSLPELPKVYLDKEDALKVEIEFKAVSATKYSPII, from the exons ATGGGTTCAAGCTCAACAGAAGTTTCTACGATTGTGAAGAACTGGAGAGAGCATCCTCCTGCTTCTTATTCCCTCAAGATTCATAGCTTCTCCCAATTTGAGAATTCGTCTTCCTCCTCTGATGATAAATACCAATCTCGTCTTTTCTCCTCTG GGAACGAAAAGGACAACGGGAGTGGATTCATTTCAATGTATGTGGAAATAGACAGCAAGAGTTTGATGGTATTCACACCACCAACCGAGGTTTTTGCGGAGATCCGTTTCTTTATCTACAACAAAAAAGAGAACAAATACTTTACTATTCAAG ATGTAGAAGTAAAGCGTTTCAATGCACTTAAAACGGTGTGGGGGTTGCAGCAGATTCTTCCATGTGATACATTCAGTAACCCTGAAAACGGTTACATCTTCGAGGGAGGTCAATGTGAGTTTGGTGTTGATGTCATTGTTTCCCTACCACTTACCAATTGGGAAGTCCTCTCTTATACTGAGAAATTCTCTAATTCTAAGTTCTCTTGGGCTATAAAGAATTTTTCTGAGTTGAAAGAGAACGTTCTGACATCAAAAAGTTTTTCAATGGCAGGAAAGAAATG GTTTCTAAAGCTGTATCCGAAGGGCGACAGTAGAGCAGATGGAAAATTCTTATCCATTTTTCTGTGTTTAGATGATTGTGATAAACCAAAAGATGATGAGAAGATTTCCGTGCAAGCAAATTTCCGAGTTCTTGACAAACGTGGATCCAATCATTTTCAATGCCAAT TCAACTTCTGGTACAACGAACAACAATTGGGTGGGGGCTGGTTTGAGTTTTTGTCTTTACCTGAACTTCCAAAGGTTTACTTGGACAAGGAAGACGCGCTGAAAGTTGAGATCGAATTTAAAGCTGTTTCTGCTACCAAATACTCTCCCATTATCTAA
- the LOC103830920 gene encoding probable inactive serine/threonine-protein kinase fnkC isoform X2 — MGSSSTEVSTIVKNWREHPPASYSLKIHSFSQFENSSSSSDDKYQSRLFSSGRYKWYRLIVYPKGNEKDNGSGFISMYVEIDSKSLMVFTPPTEVFAEIRFFIYNKKENKYFTIQDVEVKRFNALKTVWGLQQILPCDTFSNPENGYIFEGGQCEFGVDVIVSLPLTNWEVLSYTEKFSNSKFSWAIKNFSELKENVLTSKSFSMAGKKWFLKLYPKGDSRADGKFLSIFLCLDDCDKPKDDEKISVQANFRVLDKRGSNHFQCQFNFWYNEQQLGGGWFEFLSLPELPKVYLDKEDALKVEIEFKAVSATKYSPII, encoded by the exons ATGGGTTCAAGCTCAACAGAAGTTTCTACGATTGTGAAGAACTGGAGAGAGCATCCTCCTGCTTCTTATTCCCTCAAGATTCATAGCTTCTCCCAATTTGAGAATTCGTCTTCCTCCTCTGATGATAAATACCAATCTCGTCTTTTCTCCTCTGGTAGATATAAATGGTAC AGATTGATTGTATACCCAAAAGGGAACGAAAAGGACAACGGGAGTGGATTCATTTCAATGTATGTGGAAATAGACAGCAAGAGTTTGATGGTATTCACACCACCAACCGAGGTTTTTGCGGAGATCCGTTTCTTTATCTACAACAAAAAAGAGAACAAATACTTTACTATTCAAG ATGTAGAAGTAAAGCGTTTCAATGCACTTAAAACGGTGTGGGGGTTGCAGCAGATTCTTCCATGTGATACATTCAGTAACCCTGAAAACGGTTACATCTTCGAGGGAGGTCAATGTGAGTTTGGTGTTGATGTCATTGTTTCCCTACCACTTACCAATTGGGAAGTCCTCTCTTATACTGAGAAATTCTCTAATTCTAAGTTCTCTTGGGCTATAAAGAATTTTTCTGAGTTGAAAGAGAACGTTCTGACATCAAAAAGTTTTTCAATGGCAGGAAAGAAATG GTTTCTAAAGCTGTATCCGAAGGGCGACAGTAGAGCAGATGGAAAATTCTTATCCATTTTTCTGTGTTTAGATGATTGTGATAAACCAAAAGATGATGAGAAGATTTCCGTGCAAGCAAATTTCCGAGTTCTTGACAAACGTGGATCCAATCATTTTCAATGCCAAT TCAACTTCTGGTACAACGAACAACAATTGGGTGGGGGCTGGTTTGAGTTTTTGTCTTTACCTGAACTTCCAAAGGTTTACTTGGACAAGGAAGACGCGCTGAAAGTTGAGATCGAATTTAAAGCTGTTTCTGCTACCAAATACTCTCCCATTATCTAA